From the genome of Spirosomataceae bacterium TFI 002, one region includes:
- a CDS encoding Thiol-disulfide isomerase or thioredoxin — MRIGILLFIASFITISWELVGSSKPVEIAPQFIVNDDIPIYDFDSLEPLLYTDSEKTYIVNFWAMWCAPCVKELPIIEAYKKSNPDVEVLLVSLDFTEDIEGKLKPFLKKKGITSKVVLLDDPDSNTWIDKVYPNWSGAIPFTIIFNNKNRSFYEREFKDIEDLENEIFKTIENK; from the coding sequence ATGCGAATAGGCATATTACTCTTCATAGCTTCCTTTATTACAATTAGTTGGGAGTTGGTTGGTTCAAGCAAACCCGTTGAAATAGCACCTCAATTTATAGTTAATGATGACATTCCAATTTATGATTTTGATTCATTAGAGCCACTTTTATACACAGATTCGGAGAAAACCTATATCGTTAATTTTTGGGCAATGTGGTGTGCTCCTTGTGTGAAGGAATTACCGATAATTGAAGCATACAAAAAAAGCAATCCCGATGTTGAAGTGCTTTTGGTAAGCCTTGATTTTACAGAAGACATAGAGGGCAAACTGAAACCGTTTTTAAAGAAAAAAGGAATTACTTCAAAGGTAGTATTGCTAGATGACCCAGATTCCAATACTTGGATAGACAAAGTATACCCCAATTGGTCAGGGGCAATACCGTTTACAATTATTTTTAATAATAAAAACCGTTCGTTTTACGAACGAGAATTTAAGGATATTGAAGACTTAGAAAATGAAATATTTAAAACAATCGAAAACAAATAG
- a CDS encoding 5-methylcytosine-specific restriction enzyme A encodes MGKITNEQIHKAFEVGKKIFLNQMSLNEGTESLTNLGMKKSSGLDYIYAYSNLIQGKLFTRTINSYGTEYYLERIYNENGVSGLKTALLSLYQHIEYYEETSGASVKTGRKIYQKFYDLVKDDFGETVFPNEVDSNQKYSEGKTRQVTVNSYERNQLARQECIEHFGLNCQVCDFNFEQKFGDLGKNFIHVHHIVDISTIGKEYSVNPKTDLIPVCPNCHAMLHKQKPAYSVSELKRIMEN; translated from the coding sequence ATGGGAAAAATTACGAATGAACAAATTCATAAAGCATTTGAAGTCGGAAAAAAGATTTTCCTGAATCAAATGTCATTAAACGAAGGAACAGAATCCCTAACGAATTTGGGAATGAAAAAAAGTTCTGGACTTGATTATATTTATGCCTATTCAAACCTTATCCAAGGAAAATTATTCACGCGAACTATTAACTCTTATGGAACTGAATATTATCTCGAGCGGATTTATAACGAAAATGGTGTTAGTGGATTAAAAACGGCTTTACTTTCCCTTTATCAGCATATAGAATACTATGAAGAAACCTCTGGTGCTTCTGTAAAAACAGGAAGAAAAATTTATCAGAAATTTTATGATTTAGTAAAAGATGATTTCGGAGAAACTGTTTTCCCGAATGAAGTTGATTCTAACCAAAAATATTCGGAAGGAAAAACAAGACAAGTAACTGTAAATAGTTACGAAAGAAATCAATTAGCACGTCAAGAATGTATTGAACATTTCGGATTAAATTGTCAAGTTTGTGATTTTAATTTTGAACAAAAATTTGGAGATTTAGGAAAGAATTTTATTCACGTTCACCATATTGTTGACATTTCAACAATCGGAAAAGAATATTCTGTAAACCCTAAAACGGACTTAATTCCTGTGTGTCCGAATTGTCACGCTATGTTACATAAACAAAAGCCTGCTTATTCAGTTTCGGAATTGAAAAGAATAATGGAAAATTAA
- a CDS encoding Predicted N-acetyltransferase YhbS: MEIKLRQEKPSDFKAVFDLIEKAFRTEKFSDHKEQFLVERLRQSAAFIPELSIVAETEGKIVGHVLFTKLKIKNDENEFESLALAPVSVLPAYQRQGIGGKLIEHGHILAKKLGFSSIVLLGHEDYYPRFGYERADKYGISLPFEVPKENCMVKTLTKKGLEAVSGMVVYPEEFND; this comes from the coding sequence ATGGAAATAAAATTAAGACAAGAAAAACCATCTGATTTTAAGGCTGTCTTTGATTTAATTGAAAAAGCCTTCAGAACGGAAAAGTTTAGCGACCATAAAGAGCAATTTCTTGTTGAACGCCTAAGGCAATCAGCTGCTTTCATTCCAGAATTATCAATAGTTGCCGAAACTGAGGGCAAAATTGTAGGGCATGTTTTGTTTACCAAGTTGAAAATTAAGAATGATGAAAACGAATTTGAGTCTTTAGCACTTGCACCCGTTTCTGTTCTTCCAGCATACCAACGACAGGGAATAGGAGGGAAGCTAATAGAGCATGGACATATCCTAGCCAAGAAATTAGGTTTCAGTTCGATTGTGTTGCTCGGTCATGAAGATTACTATCCGAGGTTTGGATACGAACGAGCCGACAAATACGGAATTAGCTTGCCATTCGAAGTTCCAAAAGAAAATTGTATGGTAAAAACTTTGACAAAAAAAGGCTTAGAGGCTGTAAGCGGAATGGTAGTGTATCCCGAGGAATTTAATGATTAA
- a CDS encoding Methyltransferase domain-containing protein encodes MEIEKRQGVLIPQQDQNWQNRPEWFFNREHTDTYEQWYEGRYKRAEVWQKKVMEQLVSKDKRVKTLLEFGCGTARFTRWWKNIGIEATGGDISPLMLSQAVHLFDGDLVMADSHHMPFKDNTFDSLAFITTFEYYKDPVKVIREAARVAKCGIAMGMMNRNSTKVVRRRVQEVFGLNPFYLTATFYSPAMLTKIIEEALEGRDYSIEWTCTGLPNWFPVQQWNLPLGDFFGLYVKLND; translated from the coding sequence ATGGAAATAGAAAAAAGACAAGGGGTACTTATTCCGCAGCAAGACCAAAACTGGCAAAACCGACCTGAGTGGTTTTTTAACAGAGAACACACCGACACCTACGAGCAGTGGTACGAAGGCCGTTACAAGCGTGCCGAAGTATGGCAAAAAAAGGTCATGGAGCAGCTGGTTTCTAAAGACAAACGTGTGAAAACCCTGCTAGAGTTTGGCTGTGGTACCGCACGTTTCACCAGATGGTGGAAAAACATTGGCATTGAAGCCACCGGTGGAGACATTTCTCCTTTGATGCTATCGCAAGCGGTGCATTTGTTTGACGGAGACTTAGTCATGGCAGATTCGCATCACATGCCTTTCAAAGACAACACCTTTGACTCTTTGGCTTTCATCACCACTTTTGAGTACTACAAAGACCCTGTAAAGGTGATCAGAGAAGCCGCTCGTGTGGCTAAATGCGGCATAGCCATGGGCATGATGAACAGAAACTCCACCAAAGTGGTGCGTAGAAGAGTGCAAGAGGTTTTCGGACTGAATCCTTTTTACTTGACCGCCACTTTTTACTCGCCTGCCATGCTTACCAAAATTATAGAGGAGGCACTTGAAGGCAGAGATTATTCTATAGAATGGACCTGCACAGGCTTGCCAAACTGGTTTCCTGTTCAGCAATGGAATTTACCATTAGGCGACTTCTTCGGCTTATACGTTAAATTAAACGACTGA
- a CDS encoding Hydrogenase maturation factor, with amino-acid sequence MSEKLGKIDSHIFEQFISQKCGHNRTEVAVGPQFGVDVSLVDLPGGMAMAMTSDPLSLIPSLGLEESAWLSVQLMANDMATTGFAPMYGQFVLNLPSTFSKADFQVYWDYVHGFCSKIGIAITGGHTGFIEGQNSTIAGGGTFISVAPKDQMLVSKYAKPGDTILVTKTCAISSAAILAMCFPETVKNKLGNELQQEASATFYHTSSLEDALTAVGKNHEHKDITAMHDVTEGGVMGAIYELAMASNNGAKIYNEKLPIGTIQKEVCQLFDLDPRNCIGAGAMIITCKKEAVENVINRLAVADIKCTEVGEIVEKEQGIKMIKNEQASDVIYQEDDPYWAAFFKAINSGWK; translated from the coding sequence ATGAGCGAGAAATTAGGCAAAATTGATAGTCATATTTTCGAACAGTTTATCAGTCAAAAATGTGGGCATAACAGAACAGAAGTAGCCGTTGGGCCTCAGTTTGGCGTAGATGTATCTTTGGTAGATTTGCCTGGAGGAATGGCAATGGCCATGACCAGCGACCCACTTTCGCTTATTCCAAGTTTGGGTTTAGAAGAGTCCGCATGGCTATCTGTTCAGCTGATGGCAAATGATATGGCCACCACGGGCTTTGCTCCTATGTATGGTCAGTTTGTTTTAAATCTTCCTTCCACCTTTTCTAAGGCCGATTTTCAAGTTTACTGGGACTATGTGCATGGATTTTGTTCCAAAATTGGCATTGCCATAACAGGTGGTCACACAGGATTTATTGAAGGACAAAACTCTACCATAGCTGGTGGCGGCACGTTTATAAGCGTAGCTCCAAAAGACCAAATGCTGGTTTCAAAATATGCAAAACCAGGAGACACTATTTTAGTGACTAAAACTTGTGCCATTTCGTCGGCAGCTATACTAGCCATGTGTTTTCCTGAAACGGTCAAAAACAAGCTAGGAAACGAACTACAGCAGGAAGCTAGTGCTACTTTTTATCATACCTCGTCGCTAGAAGATGCTCTTACTGCCGTTGGCAAAAATCATGAGCATAAAGACATTACCGCCATGCATGATGTAACCGAAGGTGGTGTAATGGGGGCAATTTATGAGTTGGCAATGGCTTCAAATAATGGTGCCAAAATCTATAATGAAAAGTTGCCCATTGGTACTATTCAAAAGGAAGTGTGTCAATTATTTGACCTAGACCCAAGAAACTGCATAGGTGCTGGTGCTATGATAATTACCTGCAAAAAAGAAGCGGTGGAGAATGTTATCAATCGTTTGGCTGTAGCCGATATCAAGTGCACCGAAGTAGGTGAAATTGTTGAAAAAGAGCAGGGCATCAAAATGATTAAAAACGAGCAAGCCAGTGATGTGATTTATCAGGAAGATGACCCATACTGGGCGGCATTTTTCAAAGCCATAAATTCTGGATGGAAATGA
- a CDS encoding putative transposase, with the protein MVEPSAKKKAVEFLKKKYSKGFKVCCSVLNISRASLYYKSKLDDSEVIKRLKELAESHPNRGFDTYYARIRREGSKWSRSRVLRVYRELGLVRRQKRRRKLPEAERKPLLVPKELNSVWSMDFMSDSLVDGRTLRVLNIIDDHNRESLLIEGAISFPSRRVIQGLEQLKEEVGLPKYIRTDNGPEFISKEYKDWCSKNNVRCVYSEPGKLMQNGFVERFNRTFREDILDAYLFASLGQFHHTAEKWQEDYNKYHPHKTLKKMSPREYAPRPSKPFGLAQKALKEVSI; encoded by the coding sequence GTGGTAGAGCCTTCCGCCAAGAAAAAAGCAGTTGAATTCTTGAAAAAGAAGTATTCCAAAGGTTTTAAAGTATGTTGTTCAGTACTCAATATTAGCAGAGCATCACTTTATTACAAATCAAAACTGGATGACTCCGAAGTTATAAAAAGACTAAAAGAGTTAGCTGAGAGTCACCCTAACCGTGGCTTTGATACATACTATGCAAGAATTAGGCGAGAAGGCTCGAAATGGTCCAGAAGTAGGGTTCTAAGAGTTTACAGAGAGCTAGGTCTGGTAAGACGTCAAAAGCGACGCCGAAAGCTACCAGAAGCAGAGCGAAAGCCCTTGCTCGTACCTAAAGAACTGAATAGTGTTTGGAGTATGGACTTCATGAGTGATTCCCTTGTAGACGGAAGAACTTTACGAGTACTCAATATCATAGATGATCACAATCGTGAAAGTTTATTAATAGAAGGAGCGATTTCGTTTCCATCTAGACGTGTAATTCAGGGCTTGGAGCAACTCAAAGAAGAAGTGGGATTACCTAAGTATATAAGAACAGATAACGGTCCAGAATTTATCTCAAAAGAGTATAAAGACTGGTGTAGTAAGAATAACGTAAGATGTGTTTATTCGGAGCCTGGAAAGCTAATGCAGAATGGCTTTGTAGAGAGGTTTAATAGAACCTTTAGAGAGGACATATTGGATGCTTATCTATTTGCGAGTTTGGGACAGTTTCATCATACAGCAGAAAAGTGGCAAGAAGATTATAACAAATATCATCCCCATAAAACACTCAAGAAAATGAGTCCAAGAGAGTATGCTCCAAGGCCGTCAAAGCCTTTTGGGCTAGCCCAAAAGGCTTTGAAAGAAGTAAGTATTTAA
- a CDS encoding Uncharacterized conserved protein: MKKAITIIKPFFAIVFLSTLLSCKDNCEVTRTYRQAVPVQMTLESIRAGVRILPPADLKNPAKLYIKDNFLFISEAKKGIHIIDNSNPSSPIKLSFLEIPGVVDMAVKNNTLYVDSYMDVVALDITDPTKIIEVGRQKNIFQNGLFNGISWYYDAYNRMVTDYEWKIVTETVKTDCGASLGSWPMWIGGEFYDSFSFSNGSAKGPSVAQGTSGSGTGGSMARFAIYEDYLYTISQNNMTLFNIQNEQKPDSTATINLGWGIETIFPYKDKLFIGSNTGMHIYDNSNPKSPQRISVFQHARACDPVVVEGDIAYVTLREGWCGASPNRLDVVNVADLTRPVLIKSYEMENPHGLGVDNGKLFICEGKFGLKSFDANNTNDIKLQEHIKDVNAFDVIPLNGNLLLMVGSDGFYQYDYTDPKNLKLLSKIAVVQN, translated from the coding sequence ATGAAAAAAGCTATTACAATTATAAAACCTTTCTTTGCAATCGTATTTTTAAGCACGTTGCTTTCTTGTAAAGATAATTGCGAAGTCACACGCACCTATCGCCAAGCAGTCCCTGTGCAAATGACGCTTGAAAGTATAAGAGCCGGAGTACGTATACTCCCTCCCGCAGATCTAAAAAACCCTGCAAAACTCTATATCAAAGACAATTTCCTTTTTATTAGTGAGGCAAAAAAAGGCATACATATCATTGATAATTCTAACCCATCGAGTCCTATCAAGCTATCTTTTTTGGAAATTCCTGGAGTTGTGGATATGGCAGTGAAAAACAATACACTTTATGTAGATAGTTACATGGATGTGGTGGCATTGGACATTACCGATCCCACGAAAATTATAGAAGTTGGTCGTCAAAAAAACATTTTCCAAAATGGTCTCTTTAATGGTATTTCATGGTATTACGATGCGTATAATCGCATGGTCACAGATTACGAGTGGAAGATCGTAACCGAAACCGTGAAAACTGACTGTGGAGCGAGCCTTGGCTCTTGGCCAATGTGGATTGGAGGTGAATTTTATGATAGCTTTTCTTTTAGCAATGGGAGTGCCAAAGGGCCTTCTGTAGCACAAGGTACTTCTGGCAGCGGTACTGGTGGTTCTATGGCACGATTCGCCATTTACGAAGATTACCTTTATACCATTTCGCAAAACAACATGACGCTCTTTAATATTCAAAACGAGCAAAAACCAGACTCCACAGCGACTATAAACTTAGGCTGGGGTATAGAGACCATTTTCCCCTACAAGGATAAGCTTTTTATAGGTTCCAATACTGGAATGCATATCTATGACAACTCCAACCCAAAGAGTCCACAAAGGATTTCTGTTTTTCAGCATGCACGTGCTTGTGACCCTGTAGTAGTAGAAGGAGACATTGCTTACGTAACCTTGCGTGAAGGCTGGTGCGGAGCTTCGCCAAATAGACTTGACGTCGTAAATGTGGCAGACTTAACTCGACCAGTACTCATAAAGTCTTATGAAATGGAAAACCCTCACGGACTTGGTGTAGACAATGGGAAACTGTTCATTTGCGAAGGGAAGTTTGGCTTAAAAAGCTTTGATGCAAATAACACAAATGACATTAAACTACAAGAGCACATCAAGGATGTGAACGCATTTGACGTCATCCCACTAAATGGCAACTTACTACTCATGGTAGGTAGCGACGGTTTCTATCAATACGATTACACCGATCCCAAAAACCTTAAATTATTAAGTAAAATTGCGGTTGTGCAAAACTAA
- a CDS encoding Peroxiredoxin translates to MKGYKIGDVATDFKLKNVDGKMFSLADIKGAKGYIIVFTCNECPFAKMYEDRLIALHKEYAPKGYSVVAINPNVEENNERESFKAMQKRAKEKKFNFVYLADTGKKIFPQYGALRTPHVFLLDKEFKVQYIGTIDDNAKSAKDVKVKFVENAIQAMEKGEKPNPNFTKAIGCPVKPI, encoded by the coding sequence ATGAAAGGGTACAAAATCGGAGATGTTGCTACCGATTTTAAACTAAAGAATGTTGACGGTAAAATGTTCTCTTTAGCCGACATCAAAGGTGCCAAAGGTTACATTATTGTGTTTACTTGTAACGAATGTCCATTTGCCAAAATGTACGAAGACCGTTTAATTGCCTTACATAAAGAATATGCACCAAAAGGATATTCAGTAGTTGCTATCAACCCCAATGTTGAGGAAAATAATGAAAGAGAAAGCTTTAAGGCAATGCAAAAAAGGGCGAAAGAAAAGAAGTTCAATTTTGTATACTTAGCAGATACAGGGAAAAAGATATTCCCACAATATGGTGCTTTAAGAACTCCTCATGTCTTCTTATTGGATAAAGAATTCAAAGTGCAATACATCGGGACTATTGATGACAATGCCAAGTCAGCCAAAGACGTAAAAGTAAAGTTTGTAGAAAATGCGATTCAAGCAATGGAGAAAGGTGAAAAACCAAACCCTAACTTTACGAAAGCAATTGGCTGTCCTGTAAAGCCTATTTAA
- a CDS encoding Uncharacterized conserved protein YbaR, Trm112 family, translating into MRPETIKKLCCPFDKADLTLTEITKDQDENVLEGFFVCKSCNRLYPIIKGIPIMSPDEYREFKLEQPVLERWAKELKGKSIENFRLISAEAR; encoded by the coding sequence ATGAGACCTGAAACTATAAAGAAATTATGCTGTCCTTTTGATAAGGCAGACCTTACCCTAACAGAAATCACAAAAGACCAAGACGAAAACGTTTTGGAAGGATTTTTTGTGTGCAAAAGCTGTAATCGCCTTTATCCTATCATCAAAGGCATCCCCATCATGAGCCCAGATGAATACAGAGAGTTCAAACTAGAACAACCAGTACTAGAAAGATGGGCAAAAGAGCTAAAAGGAAAATCAATTGAGAATTTTAGATTGATTAGTGCTGAGGCTAGATAA
- a CDS encoding putative transposase, with translation MKKSKFTESQIIKAIKENEGGRSAEEISRELGINKGTFYNWRKRYSGMEVSHLKRLKELESENQKLKRMYADQALMLDMAKDVIAKKW, from the coding sequence ATGAAAAAAAGTAAGTTTACCGAGAGCCAAATTATTAAGGCTATCAAAGAAAATGAAGGCGGAAGATCAGCCGAAGAAATTAGCCGTGAGTTAGGCATAAATAAAGGTACATTCTACAATTGGCGAAAGCGATATTCAGGAATGGAAGTAAGCCATTTAAAACGTTTAAAAGAGCTAGAGTCAGAGAATCAAAAGCTCAAGCGAATGTATGCTGATCAGGCTTTGATGTTGGACATGGCAAAAGATGTTATCGCAAAAAAGTGGTAG
- a CDS encoding thiamine-phosphate pyrophosphorylase produces MSIKSGIYLVIDPSMEEVLLLSKLNAALKEKLAAVQVWDNFKEGQNSTNLIDKVCKLCHAKHVPVFINNRWKLLQSTAADGVHFDEIPENYSELKVKIGKPFLSGLTCNNDFEWIRWANENKQDYISFCSIFPSTTANSCDLVEFETIREASKIFSAAIFLAGGIKPENMDKLSDLKFNGVAVVSGVMSSDTPDLAIKQYQEKLNSK; encoded by the coding sequence ATGAGCATAAAATCTGGCATTTACTTGGTGATAGACCCTTCTATGGAAGAAGTCCTTTTGCTTAGCAAACTAAACGCTGCTTTAAAAGAAAAGCTAGCAGCCGTGCAGGTTTGGGACAATTTCAAAGAAGGACAAAACAGCACAAACCTCATAGACAAAGTATGTAAGCTATGTCATGCTAAGCATGTTCCTGTCTTTATTAATAATAGATGGAAATTGCTTCAAAGCACTGCTGCAGATGGAGTTCATTTTGATGAAATTCCAGAAAACTATAGCGAGCTAAAAGTCAAAATAGGCAAGCCCTTTTTAAGCGGATTGACTTGTAATAATGATTTTGAATGGATTCGGTGGGCAAATGAAAACAAACAAGATTATATATCCTTTTGCTCCATATTTCCTTCTACCACGGCAAATAGCTGTGATTTGGTGGAATTTGAAACCATTCGAGAAGCGTCAAAAATATTCTCAGCAGCCATTTTTTTAGCGGGCGGAATAAAGCCTGAAAACATGGATAAACTAAGCGATTTAAAATTCAATGGCGTAGCGGTGGTATCGGGTGTAATGAGTTCCGATACACCAGACCTAGCCATAAAACAATATCAAGAAAAATTAAACAGTAAGTAA
- a CDS encoding LytTr DNA-binding domain-containing protein has protein sequence MEQSIDISEKFSIPKIGSTPFYLIIVVFVFVLAVMQDYIFSSIQQTGFYWSESLLYNTFWVFFIPLTILINRLVKIINPDSKLGKMPLNLIVGAGFSFVHILVFTAFFVWVSKLVFTPAHYFSHIFNTALSNQFYIALLWYAIFPAIYISKYKTIIAAATFPEKLKLKTGSKIIAVPTASIQFISTDKPYSTVYANDQKFLDNKSLKEFEALLDTKTFIRVHRSTIINTTYIKELKSRSNGDYDAVLEKGQIIRLSRHYRNNWSQLLQ, from the coding sequence TTGGAACAGTCAATTGACATCAGCGAAAAGTTCAGCATCCCCAAAATTGGTAGTACACCTTTCTACTTAATTATTGTGGTTTTTGTTTTCGTTTTGGCTGTTATGCAAGACTACATCTTTAGCAGTATTCAACAAACAGGATTCTATTGGTCGGAATCACTACTCTATAATACTTTTTGGGTGTTTTTTATTCCACTTACAATTTTAATTAATCGTTTAGTGAAAATCATTAACCCCGATAGTAAGTTGGGCAAAATGCCTTTGAATTTGATAGTCGGAGCCGGCTTTAGCTTCGTTCATATTCTTGTGTTTACTGCTTTCTTTGTATGGGTGAGCAAATTGGTATTTACACCAGCTCATTACTTTTCACATATCTTTAATACAGCACTTTCAAATCAATTTTACATAGCCCTATTGTGGTATGCCATTTTCCCCGCGATTTATATTTCCAAGTATAAAACGATCATCGCTGCAGCAACCTTTCCTGAAAAATTGAAGCTTAAAACTGGCTCTAAAATCATTGCAGTACCGACCGCTTCCATTCAGTTTATCTCTACAGATAAGCCTTACTCCACTGTTTATGCAAATGATCAAAAGTTTCTAGACAATAAAAGTTTAAAGGAGTTTGAAGCTCTACTAGATACCAAGACCTTTATTAGGGTACATCGTTCTACCATTATCAACACGACCTATATTAAGGAATTGAAATCGCGAAGCAATGGCGATTATGACGCCGTACTCGAAAAGGGACAAATCATCCGATTAAGTCGACATTATAGAAACAATTGGAGTCAGCTACTCCAGTGA
- a CDS encoding protocatechuate 3,4-dioxygenase beta subunit produces the protein MYPIPKSVFLLFVCFNLSNCKGQSAQTQTNILSEDFDKSPPFYYKMPKELSSTDTSPAYKNQGQKILLTGTVFQIDGKTPAPNVILYYYQTNLRGTYATNENEERNMPKNKLGQTHGYIRGWVKTDEQGKYSIYTTKPGTYPSRDEPAHVHISVKEKNLEVPYYLDDFVFDDDQLLTTQRRTKMENRGGSGVIRFVEKQGLWIGERNIILGLNIPNYPIQSMSTVSSGKNIGEDVISFTPFHAYGADKGTITCPICKYGWYNGILYFVGNKPNWEEVKDWLIFLETESTKREKYLKVYLVYGNESEYDKEKRMRELDKLGTELGLQKVALTFVPSFTNKPSEVYLNKINPSVENTFLVYRRSVIIDKYINLKPNGENFEKITRQLDLSANEYFKLSRPQKD, from the coding sequence ATGTATCCAATTCCCAAATCCGTATTTTTACTTTTCGTCTGCTTTAATCTGTCCAATTGTAAGGGACAAAGTGCCCAAACCCAGACAAATATCTTAAGTGAAGATTTTGATAAATCGCCTCCATTTTATTATAAAATGCCCAAGGAATTATCATCCACAGATACAAGTCCAGCTTATAAAAACCAAGGGCAAAAAATCTTGCTGACGGGGACTGTTTTTCAGATAGACGGAAAAACACCTGCACCCAATGTGATACTTTATTATTACCAGACAAATCTCCGAGGAACCTATGCAACAAATGAAAACGAAGAAAGAAACATGCCCAAAAATAAGCTTGGGCAAACACACGGCTATATTAGAGGCTGGGTAAAAACTGATGAGCAAGGAAAATATTCCATTTACACCACAAAACCTGGAACCTACCCAAGTAGAGATGAACCTGCTCACGTGCACATTTCGGTAAAAGAGAAGAACCTAGAAGTTCCATATTACCTCGATGATTTTGTTTTTGATGATGACCAGCTTTTAACAACCCAACGAAGGACAAAAATGGAAAATAGGGGAGGTAGCGGTGTGATTAGGTTTGTCGAAAAACAAGGCTTGTGGATTGGTGAACGTAATATCATTTTAGGGCTAAATATTCCTAATTATCCCATTCAAAGCATGAGTACTGTAAGCTCTGGAAAGAACATTGGCGAAGATGTCATTTCTTTTACACCATTCCACGCTTATGGAGCAGATAAAGGCACCATAACTTGTCCGATTTGCAAGTATGGTTGGTATAATGGAATACTATATTTCGTTGGCAATAAACCCAATTGGGAAGAAGTAAAAGATTGGCTTATTTTTTTGGAAACTGAAAGCACAAAAAGAGAGAAGTATTTGAAAGTTTATTTGGTATATGGCAATGAGTCTGAGTATGATAAAGAGAAAAGAATGAGAGAGCTAGATAAACTTGGAACAGAACTGGGCTTGCAGAAAGTTGCATTGACTTTTGTGCCCTCATTTACCAATAAACCATCTGAAGTCTATTTGAATAAAATTAACCCTAGTGTTGAAAATACTTTTCTGGTTTATAGAAGGAGTGTTATCATTGACAAATACATAAACCTTAAACCCAATGGAGAAAATTTTGAAAAAATAACTAGGCAACTCGATCTATCGGCAAACGAATATTTTAAGCTTTCAAGACCCCAAAAGGACTAA